Proteins encoded in a region of the Vitis riparia cultivar Riparia Gloire de Montpellier isolate 1030 chromosome 7, EGFV_Vit.rip_1.0, whole genome shotgun sequence genome:
- the LOC117919285 gene encoding uncharacterized protein LOC117919285 isoform X2 encodes MGSEAVPSESRTTRYKCLACFRQYKKKEHLVEHMRVSYHSVHQPKCGVCQKQFKSFQSLREHLTGNLPKKNCLKIFSEQGCNYCLKIFKNADSLSEHKEMCQLPVPVTIEKIRMPSTESQIDFSDSINRDYTSRCLEAIAIDCEKVGGGSDGSLDLCARVCLIDEDENIIFHTYVQPQIPVTNYRYELTGITEAHLRDAMPLKDVREKVMEVLRNGESIGRLRLDGGKGRLLVGHDLRHDLDCLRMHYPDHLLRYDIQSGMHDPYEDCVSVMRLYKRMRSQDHSDEGIGTAIVNHHTQSFGSGFDSWKLRELKNMTPDELYKLSRPNYRCWCLDSRQALQAESNDLWPQ; translated from the exons gTACAAATGTTTGGCCTGCTTCAGGCAATATAAGAAGAAGGAGCATCTAGTTGAGCACATGAGGGTATCATATCATTCTGTGCATCAGCCAAAATGTGGGGTCTGCCAGAAGCAGTTCAAATCTTTCCAGTCACTAAGGGAACACCTTACTG GTAATTTGCCCaagaaaaattgtttgaagATATTCTCTGAGCAAGGTTGCAACTACTGTTTGAAAATCTTCAAGAATGCTGATTCTCTCAGTGAGCATAAAGAAATGTGTCAATTACCTGTGCCTGTTACAATA GAAAAAATCAGGATGCCATCTACAGAAtctcaaattgatttttcaGATTCTATTAATAGAGACTACACTAGCAGATGTCTTGAAGCAATTGCCATTGACTGTGAAAAGGTTGGTGGCGGAAGTGATGGATCGCTTGACCTTTGTGCTAGGGTATGCCTCATAGATGAAGATGagaatataatttttcacaCTTATGTGCAGCCACAAATTCCTGTCACCAATTACAG ATATGAGTTAACTGGGATTACTGAAGCACATCTGAGAGATGCCATGCCGCTAAAGGATGTGCGGGAAAAAGTTATGGAAGTTTTACGAAATGGAGAATCCATTGGGCGACTGCGTTTGGATGGTGGGAAGGGCAGACTTCTTGTGGGTCATGACCTACGCCATGACCTGGATTGCTTGAGAATGCACTATCCTGATCACTTGCTGAG GTACGATATCCAGTCAGGGATGCATGATCCATATGAAGATTGTGTATCTGTAATGAGGCTGTACAAGAGAATGCGATCTCAAGATCACTCAGACGAAGGAATTGGAACAGCCATTGTTAATCACCATACCCAAAGTTTTGGCAGTGGTTTTGATTCCTGGAAACTTAGGGAGCTCAAGAATATGACCCCAGATGAGCTTTATAAGCTCTCAAGACCAAACTACAGGTGTTGGTGTTTGGACTCAAGACAAGCATTACAGGCTGAGAGTAATGATCTTTGGCCACAATA
- the LOC117919285 gene encoding RNA exonuclease 4 isoform X1 translates to MGSEAVPSESRTTRYKCLACFRQYKKKEHLVEHMRVSYHSVHQPKCGVCQKQFKSFQSLREHLTGNLPKKNCLKIFSEQGCNYCLKIFKNADSLSEHKEMCQLPVPVTIEKIRMPSTESQIDFSDSINRDYTSRCLEAIAIDCEKVGGGSDGSLDLCARVCLIDEDENIIFHTYVQPQIPVTNYRYELTGITEAHLRDAMPLKDVREKVMEVLRNGESIGRLRLDGGKGRLLVGHDLRHDLDCLRMHYPDHLLRDTAKYLPLMKTNLVSFSLKSLTQKYLGYDIQSGMHDPYEDCVSVMRLYKRMRSQDHSDEGIGTAIVNHHTQSFGSGFDSWKLRELKNMTPDELYKLSRPNYRCWCLDSRQALQAESNDLWPQ, encoded by the exons gTACAAATGTTTGGCCTGCTTCAGGCAATATAAGAAGAAGGAGCATCTAGTTGAGCACATGAGGGTATCATATCATTCTGTGCATCAGCCAAAATGTGGGGTCTGCCAGAAGCAGTTCAAATCTTTCCAGTCACTAAGGGAACACCTTACTG GTAATTTGCCCaagaaaaattgtttgaagATATTCTCTGAGCAAGGTTGCAACTACTGTTTGAAAATCTTCAAGAATGCTGATTCTCTCAGTGAGCATAAAGAAATGTGTCAATTACCTGTGCCTGTTACAATA GAAAAAATCAGGATGCCATCTACAGAAtctcaaattgatttttcaGATTCTATTAATAGAGACTACACTAGCAGATGTCTTGAAGCAATTGCCATTGACTGTGAAAAGGTTGGTGGCGGAAGTGATGGATCGCTTGACCTTTGTGCTAGGGTATGCCTCATAGATGAAGATGagaatataatttttcacaCTTATGTGCAGCCACAAATTCCTGTCACCAATTACAG ATATGAGTTAACTGGGATTACTGAAGCACATCTGAGAGATGCCATGCCGCTAAAGGATGTGCGGGAAAAAGTTATGGAAGTTTTACGAAATGGAGAATCCATTGGGCGACTGCGTTTGGATGGTGGGAAGGGCAGACTTCTTGTGGGTCATGACCTACGCCATGACCTGGATTGCTTGAGAATGCACTATCCTGATCACTTGCTGAG GGATACTGCAAAATACCTCCCCTTGATGAAAACAAATTTAGTCAGCTTCTCCCTGAAGTCGCTCACTCAAAAATATCTTGG GTACGATATCCAGTCAGGGATGCATGATCCATATGAAGATTGTGTATCTGTAATGAGGCTGTACAAGAGAATGCGATCTCAAGATCACTCAGACGAAGGAATTGGAACAGCCATTGTTAATCACCATACCCAAAGTTTTGGCAGTGGTTTTGATTCCTGGAAACTTAGGGAGCTCAAGAATATGACCCCAGATGAGCTTTATAAGCTCTCAAGACCAAACTACAGGTGTTGGTGTTTGGACTCAAGACAAGCATTACAGGCTGAGAGTAATGATCTTTGGCCACAATA